A region of Candidatus Nezhaarchaeota archaeon DNA encodes the following proteins:
- a CDS encoding Hsp20/alpha crystallin family protein: MIKRRRVFESFSEIIDELREEVERLSSLLEDLESPMWNATECCLTPLSSVKDLGDEYEVTVDLPLVDQGTINVYVEGNDTLKIEAGIREKVKFEHWGTIQRTTEFRRYKKIIRFPEPVDPTSLRVSFKQGLLIAKVKKV, encoded by the coding sequence GTGATTAAGAGGAGGAGGGTCTTTGAATCGTTTTCAGAGATCATAGATGAACTTAGGGAGGAGGTCGAAAGGCTTTCGTCACTTTTAGAGGACTTGGAATCACCAATGTGGAATGCTACTGAGTGTTGTTTAACTCCATTGTCAAGTGTTAAAGATTTAGGTGATGAGTATGAAGTGACGGTGGACCTTCCACTGGTTGATCAGGGAACTATAAACGTATACGTTGAGGGTAACGATACCCTAAAGATAGAGGCTGGGATAAGAGAAAAGGTGAAGTTTGAGCATTGGGGGACAATTCAAAGGACGACGGAGTTTAGGAGGTACAAGAAGATCATAAGGTTTCCGGAACCTGTTGATCCAACATCTTTAAGGGTATCATTTAAGCAAGGGCTTCTGATAGCTAAAGTTAAGAAAGTCTGA